One genomic region from Balaenoptera musculus isolate JJ_BM4_2016_0621 chromosome X, mBalMus1.pri.v3, whole genome shotgun sequence encodes:
- the LOC118888263 gene encoding protein FAM47E-like — MADKKWLLGPGPLEPMPLGMTCKPWYKDKLPSKCFAKHKKMLPKLPTPLDSRWWIFVKERLDDFRKGCPPCEDLITRSPKEGFLPVIAHRVPQHAPKKSQKKLPTEADLFSTLLPAQLAQKAFVEDIEAHLTKHPLALYPNLEEDLPADLLLKVLDVLDPDGKLEDTWAYCQGPRKRTKSPTKLRKKSPAKVYLEPPKKPPVSHPASLHHEDKKSSRKDSLTDPPVHREVPKAIRKSFKWVAAFGNLGTDEALITKPCEAGWEWPPAQDTVYTKKVTQVPSKVKDSIGLEKMEKIKLPREEGNWERKPQKPQNPYKPSSVEMRYGASYLKPKLWKKLVNDEPSIDPNVLLEDGSFRKKLPEHDILEDLYGTVIAFKEFILSKGYRIPDIPERLFLRKGWKDDSVKTPIHKVIKISQNGDDAREDV, encoded by the coding sequence ATGGCGGACAAGAAGTGGCTGCTAGGACCGGGGCCACTGGAACCGATGCCCCTGGGCATGACCTGCAAGCCCTGGTACAAAGACAAGTTACCCTCCAAGTGTTTCGCAAAGCACAAGAAGATGCTCCCGAAGCTCCCCACCCCCCTGGACAGCCGGTGGTGGATATTTGTGAAAGAGCGGCTGGACGACTTCCGGAAGGGTTGCCCACCTTGTGAAGATCTGATCACTCGCAGCCCTAAGGAGGGCTTTCTCCCCGTGATTGCTCACAGAGTTCCCCAGCATGCCCCCAAAAAGAGTCAGAAAAAGCTGCCCACGGAAGCAGACCTGTTTTCCACGCTCTTGCCAGCCCAGCTAGCACAGAAGGCATTCGTGGAGGACATTGAAGCCCACCTGACCAAGCATCCCTTGGCTCTCTACCCGAATCTGGAGGAAGATCTACCTGCAGACCTCTTATTAAAGGTGCTGGACGTGCTCGACCCTGACGGGAAGCTGGAGGACACATGGGCTTATTGTCAGGGCCCCAGGAAAAGAACGAAGTCCCCCACAAAGCTTCGTAAAAAAAGTCCTGCCAAGGTCTACCTGGAACCTCCAAAGAAGCCTCCTGTGTCACATCCAGCCAGTTTGCATCACGAAGACAAGAAGTCAAGCAGAAAGGATTCACTCACTGATCCTCCTGTTCACAGAGAAGTACCGAAAGCCATTCGTAAATCCTTCAAATGGGTTGCTGCTTTTGGAAACTTGGGCACTGATGAAGCGCTCATCACGAAACCGTGTGAGGCTGGCTGGGAGTGGCCACCTGCCCAGGATACAGTCTACACGAAGAAAGTAACCCAGGTCCCTTCAAAGGTAAAGGACAGCATCGGGctagagaaaatggagaagataaaattacccagagaggaaggaaactGGGAGAGGAAACCCCAGAAACCACAGAATCCTTATAAACCCAGCTCGGTGGAGATGAGGTATGGTGCATCGTACCTGAAGCCCAAGTTGTGGAAAAAGCTAGTAAATGACGAACCTTCAATTGACCCCAACGTCTTACTTGAAGATGGGAGTTTTAGAAAGAAGCTTCCTGAACACGACATTCTTGAAGATCTTTATGGAACAGTAATAGCATTTAAAGAGTTCATTCTAAGCAAGGGCTACAGGATACCAGACATCCCTGAGAGGCTGTTCCTCAGGAAGGGATGGAAAGATGATTCTGTTAAGACTCCTATACacaaagtaataaaaatcagCCAAAATGGAGATGATGCACGGGAAGATGTTTAG